From Arachis stenosperma cultivar V10309 chromosome 2, arast.V10309.gnm1.PFL2, whole genome shotgun sequence, one genomic window encodes:
- the LOC130961626 gene encoding cysteine-rich receptor-like protein kinase 44 has protein sequence MKIFLSLRTLSFLCCLLFTASNLASESHASKTSQEFQYFCDEQSITIDIEGNYTTNSTYHTNLNTLMSNILNNKEIDYGFYNVSYSEYPNRVYAIGLCRGDIKPEQCRTCLNQSRANLTAVCPNRKVAIGWYNDELCMLRYSNRSIFDRMDNGPAYYKKSDKNATDLNEFNTKLNDLLNGLKSKASSGDSRLKYAVGNFSLPNFDDVYGLVQCTPDLSGEDCDNCIAQSIERISKDCCKDSMGGRVVRPSCFMRFETSYQFYGPTAYTPPSPPTTTSVTNPSSRGKSHTSVLVIAITVPIVAVIMFMFIFIRSRYLRKRKQRKSNSKDDNTEDMEIVESLQFNLESIRDATNDFSDANKLGQGGFGAVYKGILTNGQEIAVKRLARSSGQGDLEFKNEVLLLAKLQHRNLVSLLGFCLEGRERLLVYEFVPNKSLDYFIFDPTKRANLDWESCHRIIGGIARGLVYLHEDSRLRIIHRDLKAANILLDEKMNPKISDFGTAKLFATSQTHSNTNRIVGTYGYMAPEYQFYGLFSIKSDVYSFGVLVLEIVSGKKSSGNCQSENPETLMNFAWRNWKDGTITNIVGATLRNGSQNEIMRCIHIALLCVQTNEADRPTMATVLLMLNNHSVTLAVPSEPAFLLNTGSNTSTKGPAQESVNEASITDPYPR, from the exons ATGAAGATCTTTCTTTCTTTAAGGACATTGTCCTTTCTTTGTTGCCTTCTCTTCACTGCTAGTAACTTAGCATCTGAATCACACGCTTCAAAAACTTCGCAGGAGTTCCAATATTTCTGTGATGAGCAGAGCATTACCATAGACATCGAAGGCAACTACACAACCAATAGCACCTACCATACCAACCTCAACACTCTTATGTCAAATATTCTCAACAACAAAGAAATTGATTACGGTTTCTACAACGTCTCATACAGCGAGTACCCAAACAGAGTGTACGCCATTGGACTATGTAGAGGAGACATTAAGCCGGAGCAGTGCCGAACTTGCCTAAACCAATCCAGAGCCAATCTCACGGCGGTTTGTCCGAATCGCAAGGTGGCGATCGGGTGGTACAACGACGAACTATGCATGCTGCGATACTCGAATCGCAGCATATTTGACCGGATGGACAATGGACCGGCTTATTACAAGAAAAGCGACAAAAACGCCACGGATTTGAATGAGTTCAATACAAAATTGAACGATTTGTTGAATGGCTTGAAAAGCAAAGCTTCTTCTGGTGACTCTCGGTTAAAATATGCTGTGGGAAACTTTAGTCTTCCCAATTTTGATGATGTTTATGGTCTTGTCCAGTGCACGCCTGATTTGTCTGGAGAAGATTGTGATAACTGCATAGCTCAATCTATTGAAAGAATATCAAAAGATTGTTGTAAGGATAGCATGGGTGGTAGGGTTGTTAGGCCAAGTTGTTTTATGAGATTTGAGACATCGTATCAATTCTATGGGCCGACGGCGTATACGCCACCTTCGCCGCCCACCACCACCTCTGTAACTAACCCGTCTTCACGAG GAAAGAGCCACACTTCAGTACTAGTCATCGCCATAACAGTACCTATAGTGGCTGTGATTATGTTCATGTTTATTTTTATCCGCAGCAGGTATCTAAGaaagaggaagcaaaggaaaagCAATTCAA AGGATGATAACACTGAAGATATGGAGATTGTTGAGTCATTACAATTTAACTTGGAGAGTATACGAGATGCTACAAATGACTTTTCTGATGCTAATAAGCTTGGACAAGGTGGATTTGGGGCTGTTTACAAG GGTATTCTCACAAATGGACAAGAGATTGCTGTAAAAAGGTTGGCAAGGAGTTCTGGTCAAGGAGACCTAGAATTTAAGAATGAAGTGTTGTTACTGGCTAAGCTTCAACATCGAAATTTAGTTAGCCTACTTGGTTTTTGTTTGGAAGGAAGAGAAAGGTTACTCGTCTATGAATTTGTACCCAATAAAAGTCTTGATTACTTTATATTTG ATCCCACCAAGAGAGCAAATTTGGATTGGGAAAGCTGCCACAGAATCATTGGAGGTATTGCTCGAGGTCTTGTCTACCTTCATGAGGATTCTCGATTGCGTATTATTCATCGTGACCTCAAAGCAGCAAATATTCTTTTAGACGAAAAGATGAATCCTAAGATATCAGATTTTGGTACTGCAAAACTATTTGCTACAAGTCAAACTCACTCTAATACAAATAGAATTGTTGGAACTTA TGGATATATGGCACCTGAATATCAATTTTATGGACTATTTTCAATCAAGTCGGATGTGTATAGTTTTGGTGTATTAGTTCTCGAGATTGTAAGtggcaagaaaagcagtggCAATTGTCAGAGTGAGAATCCAGAGACTCTCATGAACTTT GCATGGAGAAATTGGAAGGATGGgacaattacaaacattgtagGTGCCACATTAAGAAATGGTTCCCAGAATGAAATAATGAGATGCATCCACATTGCTTTACTATGTGTTCAAACAAATGAAGCTGATAGACCAACCATGGCTACAGTTTTACTCATGCTTAATAATCATTCGGTCACACTCGCAGTACCTTCAGAACCTGCATTTTTGCTGAATACAGGATCAAACACATCGACAAAAGGACCAGCACAAGAATCAGTCAATGAAGCTTCAATTACTGATCCATATCCTCGCTAG
- the LOC130960589 gene encoding uncharacterized protein LOC130960589 isoform X2: protein MVHLQPAAITARVSMAERSKELLHLEHKATPLSSLESTLLVCNGKREQCTQTKILPPNGTPLTSPIPKSQLLGKVKDFLGVMSEANKRLELDAKDHPESYNIEDLTGNESKVIEMDLMLGVADLNTPEAVAAAESAISSCQPAISLAADGKDTDTDSDESSAEDDNEDDGIRSGDAGNDGRKPSSLDDEKRKGNNNSKKRARIVELS, encoded by the exons ATGGTCCATCTGCAGCCAGCAG CCATAACTGCCAGAGTCTCCATGGCAGAAAGGAGCAAGGAGCTTCTTCACTTGGAACACAAGGCCACACCCCTCTCATCTTTAG AATCCACACTTCTTGTTTGTAACGGCAAAAGAGAACAATGCACTCAAACTAAGATACTTCCCCCTAATGGCACTCCTCTTACTTCTCCTATTCCCAAAAGCCAAC TTTTAGGGAAGGTTAAAGATTTCTTAGGAGTAATGTCAGAAGCAAATAAGCGGCTGGAACTTGATGCGAAG GATCATCCTGAGAGTTACAATATTGAAGATCTCACTGGAAATGAATCCAAAGTTATTGAAATG gaTTTGATGCTTGGTGTTGCGGATCTTAATACACCTGAGGCTGTGGCTGCTGCTGAATCAGCAATTTCCAGTTGTCAGCCTGCGATTTCATTGGCCGCTGATGGCAAAGACACAGACACAGATTCAGATGAAAGCAGTGCTGAAGATGATAACGAGGATGATGGAATCAGAAGTGGTGATGCTGGAAATGATGGTAGAAAGCCTTCATCTCTTGATGATGAAAAACGAAAGGGAAATAATAATTCCAAAAAACGAGCAAGGATAGTTGAGCTCTCATGA
- the LOC130960589 gene encoding uncharacterized protein LOC130960589 isoform X3 has protein sequence MAERSKELLHLEHKATPLSSLESTLLVCNGKREQCTQTKILPPNGTPLTSPIPKSQLLGKVKDFLGVMSEANKRLELDAKDHPESYNIEDLTGNESKVIEMDLMLGVADLNTPEAVAAAESAISSCQPAISLAADGKDTDTDSDESSAEDDNEDDGIRSGDAGNDGRKPSSLDDEKRKGNNNSKKRARIVELS, from the exons ATGGCAGAAAGGAGCAAGGAGCTTCTTCACTTGGAACACAAGGCCACACCCCTCTCATCTTTAG AATCCACACTTCTTGTTTGTAACGGCAAAAGAGAACAATGCACTCAAACTAAGATACTTCCCCCTAATGGCACTCCTCTTACTTCTCCTATTCCCAAAAGCCAAC TTTTAGGGAAGGTTAAAGATTTCTTAGGAGTAATGTCAGAAGCAAATAAGCGGCTGGAACTTGATGCGAAG GATCATCCTGAGAGTTACAATATTGAAGATCTCACTGGAAATGAATCCAAAGTTATTGAAATG gaTTTGATGCTTGGTGTTGCGGATCTTAATACACCTGAGGCTGTGGCTGCTGCTGAATCAGCAATTTCCAGTTGTCAGCCTGCGATTTCATTGGCCGCTGATGGCAAAGACACAGACACAGATTCAGATGAAAGCAGTGCTGAAGATGATAACGAGGATGATGGAATCAGAAGTGGTGATGCTGGAAATGATGGTAGAAAGCCTTCATCTCTTGATGATGAAAAACGAAAGGGAAATAATAATTCCAAAAAACGAGCAAGGATAGTTGAGCTCTCATGA
- the LOC130960589 gene encoding uncharacterized protein LOC130960589 isoform X1: MQNGGWCRDHVGLLVLLFSLFSLCLSHHEPLFCPQAITARVSMAERSKELLHLEHKATPLSSLESTLLVCNGKREQCTQTKILPPNGTPLTSPIPKSQLLGKVKDFLGVMSEANKRLELDAKDHPESYNIEDLTGNESKVIEMDLMLGVADLNTPEAVAAAESAISSCQPAISLAADGKDTDTDSDESSAEDDNEDDGIRSGDAGNDGRKPSSLDDEKRKGNNNSKKRARIVELS, from the exons ATGCAAAATGGGGGATGGTGCAGGGACCATGTTGGATTGTTGGTTTTACTCTTTTCGTTAttttctttgtgtttgtctCACCATGAACCTTTGTTTTGCCCACAAGCCATAACTGCCAGAGTCTCCATGGCAGAAAGGAGCAAGGAGCTTCTTCACTTGGAACACAAGGCCACACCCCTCTCATCTTTAG AATCCACACTTCTTGTTTGTAACGGCAAAAGAGAACAATGCACTCAAACTAAGATACTTCCCCCTAATGGCACTCCTCTTACTTCTCCTATTCCCAAAAGCCAAC TTTTAGGGAAGGTTAAAGATTTCTTAGGAGTAATGTCAGAAGCAAATAAGCGGCTGGAACTTGATGCGAAG GATCATCCTGAGAGTTACAATATTGAAGATCTCACTGGAAATGAATCCAAAGTTATTGAAATG gaTTTGATGCTTGGTGTTGCGGATCTTAATACACCTGAGGCTGTGGCTGCTGCTGAATCAGCAATTTCCAGTTGTCAGCCTGCGATTTCATTGGCCGCTGATGGCAAAGACACAGACACAGATTCAGATGAAAGCAGTGCTGAAGATGATAACGAGGATGATGGAATCAGAAGTGGTGATGCTGGAAATGATGGTAGAAAGCCTTCATCTCTTGATGATGAAAAACGAAAGGGAAATAATAATTCCAAAAAACGAGCAAGGATAGTTGAGCTCTCATGA